A genomic stretch from Mya arenaria isolate MELC-2E11 chromosome 10, ASM2691426v1 includes:
- the LOC128206364 gene encoding keratin-associated protein 6-2-like: MSALYILLLAVVSIVAVNGQGYSTYGLSGGGYRRHGGHTGHGGGHGSGSGIGYGSRYGSGYGSLSGMGYGSGYGTGSGYGSGYGSIGGHGSGYGSGYGSGGGYLSGYGGGSGYGRRYGGGSRHGGGYGSGYGSIGGYGSGYGSGSGYGSGYTSGYGGGIGHGSGYGSIGGLGSGYGSGSGYGSGYTSGYGSGSGYGRSGYGGGSGYGSGYTSGYGSGSGYGSGYGGGSGYTSGYGGGSGYGSGLTSGHGIGSSGYGSSHRASGGY, translated from the coding sequence ATGAGCGCCTTGTATATTCTACTCCTTGCGGTTGTTTCAATCGTGGCCGTGAACGGTCAGGGTTATTCAACGTACGGTCTTTCAGGCGGCGGATACAGAAGGCACGGAGGCCACACGGGACACGGGGGCGGACATGGATCCGGTAGTGGAATCGGATACGGCAGCAGATACGGGAGCGGATATGGTAGCCTATCCGGCATGGGATATGGAAGCGGATATGGTACTGGAAGCGGATATGGGAGTGGATATGGTAGCATAGGCGGACATGGTAGTGGATACGGAAGTGGATATGGTAGTGGCGGTGGATACCTTAGTGGATATGGTGGGGGAAGCGGATACGGCAGAAGATATGGTGGGGGAAGCCGTCACGGAGGCGGATACGGGAGTGGATATGGTAGCATAGGCGGATATGGTAGTGGATACGGGAGCGGAAGTGGATACGGGAGCGGATACACGAGTGGATATGGTGGTGGAATCGGACACGGGAGCGGATATGGTAGCATAGGCGGACTTGGTAGTGGATACGGGAGCGGAAGCGGATACGGCAGCGGATACACGAGTGGATATGGTAGCGGAAGCGGATATGGAAGAAGTGGATATGGTGGCGGAAGCGGATACGGCAGCGGATACACGAGTGGATATGGTAGCGGAAGCGGATATGGAAGTGGATATGGTGGTGGAAGCGGATACACGAGTGGATATGGTGGCGGAAGCGGATACGGTAGCGGACTCACTAGCGGACATGGTATTGGAAGCAGTGGATACGGATCTAGTCATCGTGCTAGCGGTGGTTATTAA